In Phaeodactylum tricornutum CCAP 1055/1 chromosome 10, whole genome shotgun sequence, a single genomic region encodes these proteins:
- a CDS encoding predicted protein: MVRVFLKGGVWKNSEDEILKAAVQKYGKQQWARVASLLNRKTAKQAKARWHEWLDPDIRKTEWSRAEEEKLLHL, encoded by the coding sequence ATGGTTCGCGTCTTTCTGAAAGGCGGGGTTTGGAAGAATTCGGAGGACGAGATCCTCAAGGCCGCCGTCCAGAAGTACGGCAAGCAGCAGTGGGCGCGGGTGGCCTCGTTGCTCAACCGCAAGACCGCCAAGCAGGCCAAGGCGCGTTGGCACGAATGGCTCGATCCGGATATACGCAAAACGGAATGGAGTCGcgcggaagaagaaaaactcCTGCACCTC
- a CDS encoding predicted protein, with protein MRLRSNTAAALAAFVGTLSVDLSLAVTDPIQRYVLGTCDDSSLLRADHQPALLGSFATPNTNTFRCDALGGVRLVPNTYAVAPFETNTRAGVLQEHFGTAPDVTGLTLGLWFRPDVHSEAPSSRLLQPIVTIGTARKDPPDNSGSNHSDFDWKGCSGYDLQIAQGDDRLFLSFSDGDGGHSCRHLRLPHITLTSVLTHVAISLRDGSTAVYLNGKSLVGDVPNNFDVTLSHWDRDLTVQLFATHQEDPAAVFLGSVHQVSIFDQFIDSEQAAQLFDQGPGPVNVPSNLQVLLAEPVVSLSQDATEMIDIVMSGAPSDWTPSMSMELELVSIPLHGTLSSVNFKEPIMSGTRLPLAPGSTTTNYFNVPRLEQDTPPDSFAVRLVATDKVDQAMRLYSEAVVQTVRILRVNEALPSPTQPGLFTIDGLQLSDDNDHDLDLVRVDLSANSGWLSLEASVRYKAKFTVCQSRTDSSWQCVGNGLRDRRMTFVATPSDAQLLLDTLRRNNSPRVF; from the exons ATGAGGCTACGATCGAACACTGCCGCGGCGCTCGCTGCTTTTGTAGGAACACTCTCCGTCGACTTATCACTGGCCGTGACTGATCCAATACAACGTTACGTCCTCGGAACCTGTGACGATTCCAGTCTGCTGCGAGCCGATCACCAACCTGCCTTGTTGGGGTCCTTCGCGACGCCAAACACCAACACGTTTCGATGTGACGCGCTCGGCGGCGTCCGTCTCGTTCCAAACACGTATGCCGTCGCTCCCTTCGAAACCAACACTCGGGCGGGAGTCTTACAGGAACATTTTGGGACTGCACCGGACGTTACGGGTCTAACCCTTGGACTGTGGTTTCGACCGGACGTCCACTCCGAAGCGCCATCGTCACGATTGCTCCAACCGATTGTAACTATCGGAACGGCACGGAAGGATCCCCCCGACAATAGCGGAAGTAATCACTCCGATTTCGATTGGAAGGGATGTTCCGGCTACGACCTCCAAATTGCACAAGGGGACGATCGCTTGTTCCTCAGCTTCTCGGATGGTGACGGGGGTCACTCGTGCCGTCACCTACGTCTACCACACATTACCTTGACGTCCGTTCTTACACACGTGGCGATTAGTTTGCGAGACGGCAGTACGGCCGTGTATCTGAACGGAAAAAGTCTAGTAGGTGACGTGCCCAACAACTTTGACGTCACACTTTCGCATTGGGACCGCGATTTGACCGTGCAGCTGTTTGCCACCCACCAAGAAGACCCAGCGGCTGTGTTTTTAGGGTCCGTTCACCAGGTTTCCATCTTTGATCAGTTTATAGATTCGGAGCAGGCGGCACAACTGTTCGACCAAGGTCCCGGTCCAGTTAACGTGCCGTCGAATTTACAAGTCTTGCTAGCCGAGCCCGTCGTTTCGCTCTCCCAAGATGCCACCGAGATGATCGACATCGTTATGAGTGGAGCTCCTTCCGACTGGACCCCCTCGATGTCCATGGAATTAGAACTTGTATCAATCCCACTACATGGTACTCTCTCCTCTGTGAATTTCAAGGAACCTATCATGAGCGGCACCCGCCTACCTCTTGCGCCGGGATCCACGACG ACAAATTACTTCAATGTACCAAGGCTAGAACAAGACACACCACCCGATTCGTTTGCGGTTCGGCTCGTCGCGACTGATAAAGTCGACCAGGCTATGCGTCTGTATTCTGAGGCAGTGGTACAGACGGTGCGGATCCTGCGTGTCAAT GAAGCGCTTCCGAGTCCAACTCAACCGGGGCTCTTCACTATTGACGGCTTGCAGCTCAGTGATGACAACGACCACGATCTGGATCTCGTACGAGTGGATCTCTCGGCGAATAGCGGCTGGCTAAGTCTGGAGGCTTCGGTCCGATACAAAGCAAAGTTTACCGTGTGTCAAAGTCGCACCGACTCGAGTTGGCAAtgtgtcggcaatggcctCCGCGATCGACGAATGACGTTTGTGGCCACACCCAGTGACGCACAGCTCCTTCTGGACACATTACG ACGAAACAATTCGCCGAGAGTGTTTTGA
- a CDS encoding predicted protein, translating to MSDSHPRPIDPDTIDNAYDPDARMGEPYRAERMMAPAPVHHGISARPEAHHNQIEDGFRDEDNIDLYHDDNIDPARDDNVYHDEEDDFDPTRDYEEEASKQANGEPEEPRRREFKYSTASMPKRSRCRKWCLIFLLFLLFFAITTGISMLIDWLFFSDESDNAPFYPERDGNETFPQDKVFIDQVCSEGTTDFDGGARCREACQPQFLECCDPFNEFETHNYTESFLNATNTTLPPEEVYDDDLFKERVDTCTFDTNVRGCMAYGKCQVLGELVDAAPSNLPILCSAHYLEQDRTSCEQACQSVRCCFSETNKCLATNFDVCMDYAPCQNLRSGFIVETAPDDLDKACFWELPECFETCEKAECCGNPDSSCYNNNFLSCLTYAPCTNVTLTKVEVPPIYSRLEKPPAEFVYACNEEKVDVHDVVEKTCVEYCEPAMCCYNQNPTENCFRDDPLGCMAWDQECQVIFELQEDQP from the coding sequence ATGTCGGACTCCCATCCTCGACCCATTGACCCCGATACCATCGACAACGCCTATGACCCCGACGCTCGCATGGGAGAACCGTATCGCGCCGAGCGAATGATGGCACCCGCACCCGTGCACCACGGTATTTCTGCTCGTCCGGAGGCCCATCACAACCAAATTGAGGATGGCTTTCGTGACGAGGACAACATTGATTTGTATcacgacgacaacatcgATCCCGCTCGAGACGACAACGTTTACCacgatgaagaggacgactTTGACCCAACCCGCGActacgaagaagaagccagTAAGCAAGCGAATGGCGAACCGGAAGAACCACGTCGTCGCGAGTTCAAGTATTCCACCGCAAGTATGCCCAAACGATCAAGATGCCGTAAATGGTGCCTCATCTTTTTACTCTTCCTCCTATTCTTCGCCATTACTACCGGTATTTCTATGCTTATTGATTGGCTTTTCTTCAGCGACGAGAGTGATAATGCGCCGTTTTATCCCGAACGCGATGGCAACGAAACTTTCCCCCAAGACAAGGTGTTCATCGATCAGGTCTGTTCCGAAGGAACCACGGATTTCGATGGCGGTGCTCGCTGTCGAGAGGCCTGTCAACCACAGTTTCTTGAATGCTGCGATCCTTTTAACGAATTCGAAACTCACAATTACACGGAATCCTTCCTGAATGCCACGAATACCACGTTACCCCCGGAAGAAgtctacgacgacgatctcTTCAAGGAACGTGTCGACACGTGTACGTTCGATACCAACGTCCGCGGCTGCATGGCGTATGGAAAGTGTCAGGTTCTCGGTGAATTAGTCGATGCTGCTCCCAGTAACTTGCCCATTCTGTGCAGTGCCCACTATCTGGAACAGGATCGTACCAGTTGCGAACAAGCCTGTCAGTCCGTACGCTGCTGCTTTTCGGAAACCAACAAATGCTTGGCCACCAATTTTGACGTCTGCATGGACTACGCGCCCTGTCAAAATCTGCGTTCCGGTTTTATCGTTGAAACCGCTCCGGACGATTTGGACAAGGCGTGTTTCTGGGAACTACCGGAGTGTTTCGAAACGTGTGAAAAGGCCGAATGCTGTGGCAACCCCGATTCGTCCTGTTACAACAATAACTTTTTGTCCTGCCTAACCTATGCACCTTGCACCAACGTGACATTGACCAAAGTGGAGGTCCCGCCCATCTACAGTCGCTTGGAAAAACCGCCGGCGGAGTTTGTGTACGCTtgcaacgaagaaaaagtcgaCGTCCACGATGTCGTCGAAAAAACGTGTGTCGAGTATTGCGAGCCGGCAATGTGTTGCTACAATCAGAACCCAACCGAAAATTGCTTTCGAGACGATCCCTTGGGGTGCATGGCCTGGGATCAGGAATGCCAGGTTATCTTCGAACTTCAGGAAGATCAACCCTAG
- a CDS encoding predicted protein produces the protein MAPDPNQGGALAPVEGALSQYMREMPELHADNMPEVVLHEYFPFYDSSDLGPADWARLAHDIRANYLHFDGFVIVIGTDTMAYSATALSFMLENLGKPVIFTGSQIPMCEPYNDGRRNLIMALIFASRDTINEVSIFFHDRLLRACRATKVNTHRLLAFDSPNQDPLATIGITIDENEHLVLPPAKGALRVHSRMDTRVLTIRLVPGFDDAMIREMINHNLQTNLLRALVLQLYGTGNIPSVKESFIQLLADASDKGILVVASTQCYTGSVMMGHYAVGKALESAGVVSAADMTQEAIACKVGYLYGRGDLSHAEASNLMGVSLRGEITPQE, from the coding sequence ATGGCTCCGGATCCCAATCAAGGTGGGGCGCTGGCTCCGGTGGAAGGGGCGCTGTCCCAGTATATGCGGGAAATGCCCGAACTACACGCCGACAACATGCCAGAAGTGGTCCTACACGAGTACTTCCCCTTTTACGATAGTTCCGACCTAGGTCCGGCCGATTGGGCCCGTCTCGCCCACGATATTCGCGCCAACTATTTGCATTTCGACGGTTTCGTCATTGTCATTGGGACCGACACCATGGCCTACTCGGCCACCGCACTTTCCTTCATGTTGGAAAACCTCGGTAAACCGGTCATCTTCACGGGCAGTCAAATACCCATGTGCGAACCGTACAATGACGGGAGACGCAACCTCATTATGGCGCTTATTTTTGCCTCGCGCGATACCATCAACGAAGTCAGCATCTTTTTTCACGATCGTTTGTTGCGGGCCTGTCGCGCTACCAAGGTCAATACCCACCGCTTGTTGGCCTTCGACTCGCCCAATCAGGATCCACTCGCTACCATTGGTATCACCATTGACGAAAACGAGCATCTCGTATTGCCGCCCGCCAAGGGCGCTCTGCGGGTGCACTCACGGATGGACACCAGAGTGCTGACTATTCGACTCGTCCCGGGCTTTGACGACGCCATGATTCGAGAAATGATCAATCACAATCTCCAAACGAACCTGCTCCGTGCACTCGTACTGCAATTGTACGGCACGGGAAACATTCCCTCCGTTAAGGAAAGTTTCATTCAACTCTTGGCCGACGCCTCGGACAAGGGCATCCTGGTCGTCGCTTCGACCCAGTGTTACACCGGCTCCGTCATGATGGGACATTACGCCGTCGGTAAGGCGTTGGAAAGTGCCGGTGTCGTCAGCGCCGCCGATATGACGCAAGAAGCGATTGCCTGCAAGGTAGGATATCTGTACGGACGAGGTGACCTCTCGCACGCCGAGGCGAGTAATCTTATGGGGGTTTCCCTGCGGGGAGAAATAACCCCCCAAGAA